ATCAGAGGTCAATCTTCTGCCATCTGAAGGAAAGAGTGAGATTGACCCATTCTGTTGGAATGTGTACGGAAGACTAGAGACTGAAACAGAACCTCGAATAAGATGTTTACAAGAAGGAGAGCCTGACTCAGTTTCAGAGAGATTCCGCGATGTTTGTTAAAGAAATCACACTCTATACGAAGAATAACCGAAAGCTGAATATTGTACAGGTGCCCATGAGCCACTCATACAATTTTGCTATTTTTGTTCCTATTTATATATACTTCTCATTTCTTATAGCTGCTGGTTACTTGCAAGAGCTAGTCAGTTTGATTGTTAGCACTTGCAAGATCTTATTGTGATAGCTTCATAACGTGCGTAGCTGCAAGATCTGTGCAGTTGCTGTAATTTGGAATGTGTGTAATGTGGATAATCCAGATACAACATGTGTAGAAAATTATCATAAGTTCCTGAACATACACAAATTTGTATTTCCAAATTCCAAACACTACGATATGTTATTGTTACCAATAGTCATTACAAGAACAACTCCCTTCTCTAAATATATGAAAACGGCTACGATCCCTCACTATAATCTCCCTCTTAACAACTTTAGAGATgatcttggctgcttcatgacaGTCGCTACAAACTCGCAGATTCTTCACAATTCGTATTGTGGTTCCTTCGCTAGTGTTGACGAGTCCAAATGCAATTGCTAACTTCTCACTGTGAGTGGAAAGTGCATTTTCCTTCTCTTCCTCATCTACACTCTGAAGCACGAGATCCGTGTTTGGTTTATACCCAGCAATCTTCATCCTTGGACCTAACTCGCGAATCTTAGAGTAGATCTTGTCGGCTTGAGGGTGCGACCTGTCTCCCATGAAGAACTCATGAACCCTGTTATCTACCTCAATCCAACTGCAACCAGGTACTTTCAGAACTCCATTTTTTCTCATCTTCAACATAGAATTTGCAGAGTCATCAAGCCTACCCATGGAAGCATATATGCTAGCCAGATAAACATAACTTCCGGAGTGTTCAGAATTTAGCTCAAGGATACGTTGAACAACCATCTCTCCTCTCTCAAAATCTTTGTAGATCCGACAACCCCCGAGCAATGCACCCCAAACTATAGCATTTGGTTTGATTGGCATTGAATTGATCAAATCTTCTGCTTCATTTAGTCGGCCAGCACGGCTAAGTAGATCCACCATGCACCCGTAATGCTCGATTTGAGGAGTAATTCCATACTCTGATTCCATCAGCTTGAAATACTCAAGTCCCTTCTCGACCAACCCTGCATGTGTACAAGCCGATAATAATCCCATGAAAGTAACCTCGTTTGGATTGACTCCAGTCTTGAGCATTTCAAAAAAGTAAGAAAAAGCTTCTTCAGCATACCCATGCATTGCCAACCCAGTAACAATTATACTCCACGAGATCACATCTTTCTCTTTCATTGTTTCGAATACCCGCATACCTTCAGCTAAACATCCACATTTGATAAACATATCAGCCAGCGCGTTCCCTAAGAAGAGCTTCAACTCAACTTTGTTCCTTTTAATGAATAAATCGATCCACTTGCCCAAATCAAGTGCACCAAGCTGCGCACAAGCCGATAAAACGCATACAAGAGTTATGTCATTCGGTTTTACACTTCCAACTTGTTGCATTTTGCGAAACAGATGTATCACATCAGAATACTTCTCATTTTGTGTGTAGCCAGCGATAATTGCATTCCAAACAACCACATTCCTCTCAGGCATCTCATTAAAAAGGCAACGAGCCGAATCTAAGTCTCCCGACCGCGCATACCCTGTAATCATAGCAGACCAAGAGATCATATTCTTATCATCCATCTGATCAAATACACACCTGGCAGAGACCACGTCTCCGCACAATGAATAACCATTGACCATTGTGTTCCAAGAAACCACATCTCTCACAAGCATTTCGTCGAACAACAACTTAGCAGTTATAGGCAGCCCAAATCTAAAGTACATATCAACAAGAGAGTTACTAACACAAAGATTAGACTGGTGTCCCATCTTCGCAACAACAGCATGCACCTTCTGGCCATCGAAAACCGCAACAAGGCCAGAACATGCCTTCAAAACTGAAGTGAAAGTATATTCATCTGGCTGACGAAACGCCGGAGAATGCAGCTGGTTGCAAAAGCAATGAAGAGTTTGAAACCATTCACTATTTTGCGCGTAGGCTTTGAGCAATGTATTCCAAGCAATGACACTGGCATTAGGTAGTTGGTTGAAGATGAGTGCAGCATAGCGAACTTTGGAGTGAGTGGCGCAAACACCAATTATTTTGATGGTTATGAGATTAGGATCTATATATGGTGGAGCATTTGTAATGAGTTGTGTTTGTATTTGTAAGACATGTTTCATGTTCAGTTGGGACGTACATTTTAGTAGCAGCGCCGTGAGCTTACGGTGGTTATGCGGTGGAAGTGCCAGCTTGTCTCATTAGCAAGCAAGCATTTTACTAGCAATCACAACCGAGAAAGAGAGGACTTATGGCACGAAGCTTGAGAGACTTACTCTGATAGGCATATCAAGCTTCTCCAGTTTCATTTTAGCCCGCAATTGCCGAAAATTCCCCAAAGCAGCAAAGCTCCCTACCCTAGGGGTGTGGGCCGTGTCACGGTTTCTCCGTGCCACATTTCATTTTAGCCGTACTGATATTGTCAAATTTACGttgtcttcaattttttttttctttttccggaGCATAGCATTGAAATTATTAATTTTACAATATTTTTGATATTTTGACACTATTTTTTTCAACCAACTAAAAATCACTGCTAGATGATTACTACTAATTCAGAAAAAATTGACCGTAGCATTTGTGGTCCCTTTATTTAGAACGTGTGATTGGGGATACTTATATTAATTTGGGGATATAGAAAAAAGACAAAAAcgggatttaaatagtaaatcaaggtcaccccatatccatgtattttcactaattcctaatctaccccttatTAATCagatttagtggttaataataattagttatGTTAATTGATTAGTTTGAAAACGGTTTATAGAAATCTTTATCATTTTGGAGAGATTAGAAGTAAGAATGTTGGGTTCCAAATTTTTAGTTGAGATGAGTGACCATAGTGACCAGAGAGATGTCTCTGAGTCTTTACATTAGCAACAAATATGTCTTTTATGTTAAATCTTCTCCAGATGTAACTTTGGATTCATCATGGCTGCATCTGAAAAATATCCTGCCGGCATTGATATAACTATGAATATCATGCCGGAACAACCTAAAACGGCATAGTATTCATAGTTATATCGATGCCGGCAGGATGTTTTTCAGGTACCATGGAATATTCAACCAACACAGTGTGCCGGCGTTGTTATCCGTCGTCCATCCATGCtggcatttgttggaaattttcataaatgtttgtcGCTTTCTGGGAGGGCGTAGCCCCTCCGGGCAGCGCCCCCTAGCAGAGTGCGAGACAGCGTCTCGTagcattttttttggttttgaaattcaaaacctattccgttttgaaattttttctggttttgaaaagTCCACTGCCGGCATAGtaagttaattctcgagcatgccgatACTACTAATGGCATAGTATATTGCTTAAATTtctttgccggcacatgatgtaaagtatccagaaaattgaattttttttcacttgactaccggcattgatagatttctatcgagcgtGCCGGTATATAGTTAcgacattgaatgttagttagcAAGCATGCCTGCACCATTTtacgacatggtcttcatcaattccggcatggtcttcatcacttccggcgatgtaaaaaaaataatttccgAGATGATCTTCATCGCtatgacatggtcttcatcacttccggcatggtcttcatctataccgacatggtcttcattactttcggcatggtcttcatcactaccgacatggttttcatcacttccgccgtggtcttcatcacttccggcattcatcacttccgaatgtaaaaaaaGATCGTTTTTAAAGTGAGGATccgacagagaaggagaagagaatttgaaagggagtggggaaaatttagaatttgaaaggagtggggaatatttaggtttcaaatccctaaccctaaaagagattaataagaagtgaagatggaaacggggatatgattttgttttttgatttaagttttttgatttttattttgaggaagggtattttagtatttttgcccGTAAAAAACCCCTTAGCAGATACTATTGCTTGGgaaaagtaatttatatccccaattAATATAAGTATCTCTCAATCGCGCATTCTTTATTTATTcatacatttttttcttttctttctttttgtcattCGCGGTatggtttatatatatatatatatatatatatatatatatatatatatatatacattaatatattaaaagagaaataaatttaaaacctaatttttttaataaaatgatatatttctcTCTTTCAATCATTTCATGATATATAATCTCCCTATCTAATGACTTGAATTTGAACCGTTGATaattattactaaaattaagtaCTAAGTACAATTTAGGTCATAGAGTGGATTTTAGGCCAAATGGTACACTTTGGCCTGCAAGAAAATTTCGATTGAAAGTCTCGAGGCATAATTGTAATGTGAAATCCGGATGTCAATGGAAGAACATTTTTAGGTGCTTTTTCGGTTACTCTAAAGTTCAGGAATGTGCATGATAGCTTTGAATGGCTTTTCAATTCAATTTATGGTGCTTCTGATCCAGCGGATTATGAGAAGTTTTGGCAAAAACTTAATGATATCATAACTATTATGGATTAACCCTAGTGTTTTGGTGGTGATTGAAATGCAATTCTATATCAGGATGAGGGGAATCAAAATGGTGGGCATAAGAGAACGGAAAGAATTtcagaaaattaattccaataaCTTAATTGATATTCCAACACCTGGTGGTTTTTTTATTTGGAAAAATTCTCAAAATCCACGTATTCTGAGTAGATTAGACATGCTTTTTTCACAGCTGTTTGGGTGGAAAAGTGCATTTTCTTGGTCAATTCAGATTAAAAAGACCTATTTCAGATGACACTCCAATATGGTTAGACTCCGATATGGGTAGCCTAACTAAACCTCTTTTCAAATTTGAGAATTATAATTTATCTCATCCTGATATTTTAACACAAATGAAGATTTGGTGGTCAAATTTAGTGTTTTCTATTTGACCTAGATATGGGCTAGTTTGGGATAAACTTTAAAACAAATGAAGATTTGGTggtcaaatttagagttttctaGTTGACCTAGACATGGGCTAGCTTGGGATAAACTTTTTCACTAAAAGCGGGGAAGGGAGGTTCTGTGTCATTGCAGAGAGAGGTTTATAAAATAGAAGCTCTGACTGATGCTCTTGATAGTCTTGGAGAGTTTAATGGTCTTACTCAGGATGATTATGTGGCAAGAGAAGCTgctaaatcaattcatgaaaaggTCACACTAAATTTGGCAAGGAAGTGGTTCTCTAGAATAAAAAGATAGTGGATGACCATGGGGAAATATACTCAAATGTTTTCCTAACAACCATAAAGTGAATGCCATCCATTCTCTGGTGATAAATGGAAGTGTGTGTCATGACAGGATCAAATCAATCAATAAGCAAAGAACTTTTATGTAAGAATATCTCTTGCAGACCAAAACTTGATGATATGGAGTTGTCTCTTTTAAGTTTGCACCATGCAATCGTGTTTGAGAAgccatttgaagaagaagaagtcaagAAAGTGATTTAAAATTTTGGCACCCACAAATCTCCTGGTCTACATGGTTACACCATGGAGTTTTTCAAGGTTGTGTAAGAATTATCAAAGTGTACCTTATGGATGTGATCAAAGAGTTTGAGCAAAATGGTTGTATTTATTAGAGATTGAATTGTACTAACATCATCTTGATTTCAAAATGTGACGGAGATATATGCAAAATTTCAGGCCAATAAACTAATTAGTGGGGTATATAAAATAATCTCTAAGTTGTTGACAAATAGATTGAAGATTATATTTCCTACTATCATTTCAGAGTTTCAAGAGGCTTTTATGGATAATAAACAAATAACTGAGGGTATCTTTATTGCTTCAGAACTCGTAGATTCTAGATAGGGGTGTCAACAGGTTTTATAGGGCATGAGTAGTAAATTATCCGGAACAAGGAGTTGTCATTTTATTCGGTACCGGATCCAACTCCTAAATTAACGGTTAGAACCAGATCCGAGTAAAAGGTAGGGTATCGGTTGGTATTTAGAAAACaatatattttctttcttctaaaAAGCACATATATTCTCCACTTTATTTTTGAAACATAATTTATTTTAATACAAAATTAAAGTTATTTTTATGAATGGTGtaaataaatattattttttcttttaaaaaatggataataaaaaaatatcaaagttAACTAGATAAATGTTCTAGATCTCGGtaaatatactttttttttgataaagggaAATTTTATAACAACTAACTGGAAAAACATACATTGTTTTGCTTACATAGAATACCTAACCAGATTTCCTTTCTAGATTTCTCCCAACATCTAGAATCGACATGCACATCCGCATGTCTATTAAGGAATTTTGCTAAATTATCTGCTAGACTATTACACGATCCCGAATATAAACATAAGAAGAACTAACAAGAAAACTTTGAAGATCTAAAGCTTGTAGCAGAAAAGATTTTGACCTCCAGTTAAcatcaaaatttttcttttttagacTACTTATCACATTATAGTTATCATTGAGGAAGATTAGTCTTTCCTTTCCACTTCTTTGTCCCCATCTTGTAGCTTCTCGGCAAGTTCTGGATTCTGCCTCTTCAGCACTTGAGCACCATCATGTCCCTCCTGTGAAGTCACCAATTAAACCTTCATTATTTACTTCCACAATACCataaacaaatttgttagttttgCTCTGAAAAGCAGCATCGAAATATATATACGCTACATCCTGCAATCTGTTGCAACTCTCATGGATACATCCTGGATGAGAAATATCACACACAGATGGAGACCTCAAATTTACAGCATCACATTGAGAAGTAGACTTCAGATTAAAAGCATAACCTAAACCTTTCCGCAAATATTGGAGACTGTCCTTCTTAATGAATTCTATCAGATCATTAGGATTAGGTGTAACATTATCAAAAACAACTTTACACCTATATTTCCATATATACCAAAGAACATAAACAAAGAAATTTATGTTAGTGCAATCCTTCAACCACATAAAACACCAATTCTTGTAGGATATATTAGCAGCATAATAAAAATTTTGAGAGAAAGAGAGTCCTCTCCATATAGCTTCAGAAAACAACATCTAGTAAAGAGATGATCAATTgtttcaatcacatagttattacATAAGGGACAATTGACATCAATAGgtgtatattttcctaaaacttcCCTAACAGGCAAGCAACCacttaaagtttttcagagaAAGAGTTTAACCCTAGGCAGGATATTAAGATTCCATATTCCTTTCCACTCTACAGGTATCTTCACATGATTTATATCACATAAGAAATTATAGGCAGACTTAAAAGAAACAGAGCCATCTTTAGTGCCTATCCACATCATGGTATCTTTCTTTCCAGTGTCACAGTCCGGCTTAAccaatctaatttttttttgatagtaTCATTATCAAACACCTTATTGATAAGATTAAGGTTTCATTTAACTTCTACATAAATGATATCTGCAACTTTAGTAACTAACTGAATGCAACTGTTTTCTTTTGGTTTAGGGGAATCACCTTTAGGTAGCCATCTATCAGTCCAAATTTCTATGTCTCTACCGTTTCCTAACAACCAACAATGATTTTCTTTAATAATGTATAAACCTTTACATATGCTGGTCCAAACCCAAGACTTAACAGACTTCTTCTTGTACTTCAGGGGATCAGAGTTAGGGAAATATTTATGCTTAAGAATGATGCACCAAAGTTTTTCCGGATTCTTAATTAATCTCCATGCAAGTCTAGTAAGCAAAGAAAGATTAAATTTATAAGGACTCTTTATGCCCAAACCTCCATTAGCTTTACTAGAGTAGATGAAGTCCCAGGCTTTTATGTATAGACCTCTACTACTTTTACTTTTCTGCCACCAAAACTCTCTTTGCAAGGTATCTAATTTATCTAAGGTTTTTTTCGGAAGAAGAAAACACATCATTTGGTACATGGGCATAACACTGGTGACAGAACAGATGAGAGTAGTTCTACCTGCTTGAGAGAGAAATTTTGCCTTCCAACCTTGAACTCTATTATAAACTCTATCTAACAAATTTTGGTAATTGAAACTTTTGGATCTGTTAAAAAACAGAGGGGTCCCTAAGTAGGTGTCATTTTTTTGTGATTCTACCAACTTTAAGAATTCTAGCCAGAAGCATACAAtgtttgttttcaatttttttgctAAAATATATTCCTGATTTCTGATAATTTATAACCTGACCCGAAGAATCACTAAAGATTTTAAGAATATCTAGTAGGTTTCTAGCTTGAACTATAATGGCAGaggtaaacaaaaaaaaatcgtctgcaaaaaataaatgagaagTAGAGGGACAATGCTTAATAACTTTTATACCAGAAATCTAACCATTAGCTTTAGCATAAGCAAGAAGTCTAGAAAGGGTTTCCATACATATAATGAAGATATAGGGTGACATAAAGTCACCCTATCTAATACCTCTAGTAGGAAAAAAAGTTTCCCCTTGCGAACAATTAACAAGCACAGACATAGAGACACTAGATATGCAATTATAAACTAAGTCACAAAAATCTTTAGAGAAACCAAACTTTTATAACACAAACATTACAAAATTCCATTCCAGCCTATCAAAGGCTTTCGAAAGATCTAGTTTAACGGCCATATGGCCATTTTTCCTTTTACTCATGTTCATGGTATGGAGGATTTCATGTGTCACTATAATGTTGTCTGTGATCTGTCTGTTGCGAATGAAGGCCGATTGGTTCTGAGATATAATCTTGTATTTCAATGGCTTAATTCTATTGGCTATTATTTTAGTCACTATCTTATAAATAGCATTACCAAGACTAATCGACCCGAAATCACTTGGTGTTTTTGGCATTTTAGTTTTAGGTATAAGAgtaataaaagaatgattaacagTCTGATTAAAACATCTGTTTCTAAAAACAATTTGAACCCAAATGACTATGTCATCTTTAAGAAGTTCCCAATGTTGCTGGTAAAAACCAGGGGGAAAGCCGTCAGGCCCTGGAGTCCCCCAAACATTTATCATAAATAAAGCTTCTTTTATTTCAGATTCACTAAAAATTTCATTCAGTTTTTCGTTGTCGTCTACACCTATAGAAGGACTTAGAAACTCACCAAAAATGGGATTTATGACATTTTCATTGCTGCTAGCTATGTTTCTGAAGTGGTTTGTTAGCAAGTGACTTAGCTGTTGTTGACCTTCAACTAGAGTCCTGTACTATCTCTTAAGGCATGAATCCTGTTATACCTATTTCTATCAGAGGCATACTGgtgaaaaaaaattaatattgcTGTCATTTTCATTGATCCAGGTTTCTTTAACATGTTGGCCCCAATAGGCCTTCTCTATCTCATACCAGTTAAACAGATCATTTTGAAGCTGCTCTATTTTGATTTTC
This DNA window, taken from Papaver somniferum cultivar HN1 chromosome 3, ASM357369v1, whole genome shotgun sequence, encodes the following:
- the LOC113357974 gene encoding pentatricopeptide repeat-containing protein At3g62890-like — its product is MKHVLQIQTQLITNAPPYIDPNLITIKIIGVCATHSKVRYAALIFNQLPNASVIAWNTLLKAYAQNSEWFQTLHCFCNQLHSPAFRQPDEYTFTSVLKACSGLVAVFDGQKVHAVVAKMGHQSNLCVSNSLVDMYFRFGLPITAKLLFDEMLVRDVVSWNTMVNGYSLCGDVVSARCVFDQMDDKNMISWSAMITGYARSGDLDSARCLFNEMPERNVVVWNAIIAGYTQNEKYSDVIHLFRKMQQVGSVKPNDITLVCVLSACAQLGALDLGKWIDLFIKRNKVELKLFLGNALADMFIKCGCLAEGMRVFETMKEKDVISWSIIVTGLAMHGYAEEAFSYFFEMLKTGVNPNEVTFMGLLSACTHAGLVEKGLEYFKLMESEYGITPQIEHYGCMVDLLSRAGRLNEAEDLINSMPIKPNAIVWGALLGGCRIYKDFERGEMVVQRILELNSEHSGSYVYLASIYASMGRLDDSANSMLKMRKNGVLKVPGCSWIEVDNRVHEFFMGDRSHPQADKIYSKIRELGPRMKIAGYKPNTDLVLQSVDEEEKENALSTHSEKLAIAFGLVNTSEGTTIRIVKNLRVCSDCHEAAKIISKVVKREIIVRDRSRFHIFREGSCSCNDYW